One segment of Anatilimnocola aggregata DNA contains the following:
- a CDS encoding hybrid sensor histidine kinase/response regulator: MTDDRRKRSLRSEPHHPQVGRKRFEAIVADAEEGVVFLDPGAVIGYANAAAEFLLGRGPTELVGEKFDLPSVPSHQPIHVNVISRDDRLRLVELRIEPLTDGPEGTLLLRLKDVTAYHQSVSEARNETRQRDEFLAMLSHELRNPLAAIQSSAVLLAKDNLGPQSRREASAVLNRQFGHLTRILDDLLDVTRVLRGKLSIVSERVALHRVLTDAVEAVSSLITQRGHRFTADLPEQEMWVWGNPTRLEQIVVNLLVNAIKFTPHGGKITLCAAQQATEVEITVRDNGPGIPAELLPRIFDPFVQGAQTLARSDGGLGIGLMLVRTFVHLHGGSIDVCANDDGCGVTFSVRLPLIACESKLSEQAADQVTNSLRVLLVEDSDDARLMLRMLLEDDGHHVIEAADGLSGLNAVLERRPDVALIDIGLPAMDGYELARRVRREAEGTPPHMIALTGYGTPEDVQRALDAGFDDHLVKPVNLPELLRRLETCRLERAGSRTNGGV, from the coding sequence ATGACTGATGATCGGCGCAAGAGAAGTTTGCGCAGTGAGCCTCATCATCCGCAGGTGGGCCGCAAACGGTTCGAGGCGATTGTCGCTGATGCCGAAGAAGGGGTTGTTTTTCTCGATCCCGGTGCCGTGATCGGCTATGCCAATGCCGCCGCTGAGTTTCTGCTCGGGCGTGGGCCGACCGAATTGGTCGGGGAGAAGTTTGACCTCCCCTCGGTTCCTAGTCACCAGCCGATTCATGTGAACGTCATATCACGTGACGACCGGCTCCGGCTGGTCGAGCTGCGGATCGAACCGCTCACCGATGGTCCAGAGGGGACGCTGCTGCTGCGACTCAAAGATGTCACTGCATACCATCAGAGTGTGTCTGAAGCGCGAAACGAAACGCGCCAGCGCGATGAATTTCTGGCAATGCTCTCGCACGAGTTACGCAATCCGCTGGCTGCGATTCAGAGCTCGGCCGTGTTGCTGGCCAAGGACAATCTTGGTCCGCAATCCCGCCGCGAAGCTTCCGCAGTACTCAATCGCCAATTCGGCCACCTCACTCGAATTCTCGACGACCTGTTGGACGTGACCCGCGTCCTGCGAGGAAAGTTGTCGATCGTCTCGGAACGAGTGGCGCTGCATCGAGTGCTCACCGATGCGGTCGAGGCCGTCTCGTCCCTCATCACGCAACGAGGGCACAGGTTTACGGCTGACCTGCCTGAGCAAGAAATGTGGGTCTGGGGTAACCCAACACGGCTCGAGCAAATTGTTGTCAACCTGCTTGTTAACGCAATCAAGTTCACTCCGCACGGTGGAAAAATCACTTTGTGCGCAGCGCAGCAGGCAACCGAAGTTGAGATCACCGTCCGCGACAATGGCCCTGGCATTCCAGCCGAGCTCTTGCCCCGGATTTTTGATCCGTTTGTGCAGGGTGCACAGACACTGGCCCGCAGTGACGGCGGATTAGGCATCGGACTGATGCTGGTTCGCACATTCGTCCACCTGCACGGTGGCTCGATCGACGTTTGCGCCAACGACGACGGTTGCGGTGTGACCTTCTCAGTCCGACTGCCGTTAATTGCTTGTGAGTCGAAGTTGTCGGAGCAAGCGGCCGACCAAGTTACCAACTCACTCAGGGTGCTGTTGGTAGAGGATAGCGATGATGCCCGCCTGATGCTTCGCATGTTGTTGGAGGATGACGGGCATCATGTCATCGAAGCGGCAGATGGCCTGTCGGGTTTGAACGCGGTATTGGAACGACGCCCCGACGTGGCGCTCATTGATATTGGCCTGCCGGCAATGGATGGTTACGAATTGGCTCGGCGTGTTCGGCGTGAAGCCGAAGGAACTCCGCCGCACATGATCGCTCTGACTGGCTACGGAACTCCTGAGGATGTCCAGCGTGCGCTAGACGCCGGTTTCGATGATCACCTGGTCAAGCCGGTTAATTTGCCCGAATTGTTACGGCGTCTGGAAACTTGCCGGTTAGAGCGTGCTGGTTCCAGGACCAACGGCGGTGTGTAA
- a CDS encoding transposase translates to MTDAEWQVIERSLPAPKPRGRELEIGRRRILDGIAAGDKLAVRFVPSAEGVWQLTLKTPITTLERGTLTVSVKDRQGNVNQIRRRISVGKNGASGSD, encoded by the coding sequence TTGACTGATGCGGAATGGCAGGTGATTGAGCGGTCGCTGCCAGCGCCAAAGCCGCGCGGCCGCGAGTTGGAGATCGGTAGGCGGCGAATCTTGGACGGCATCGCGGCCGGCGACAAGCTGGCTGTGCGGTTCGTGCCCAGCGCCGAAGGCGTGTGGCAGTTGACCCTCAAGACGCCGATCACGACGCTGGAGCGTGGCACACTGACCGTTTCAGTAAAAGACCGCCAAGGCAACGTGAACCAGATCAGACGCCGGATTTCGGTCGGTAAGAATGGAGCGTCAGGGAGCGACTAG
- the kaiC gene encoding circadian clock protein KaiC produces the protein MNEILEVEPICRLETGIRGFEHVSMGGLVEGRNTLLVGTSGSGKTLFATELLYRAITVYGRQAVFVTFEEKPADIARNVQRLGWDLPVLVRDKKLIILDASLDRSVVEAGGYDLSGIISQITDAVKEIDAKLVVLDSLGALFYQFENPGILRREILRLTDHLQELGVTSVMTAERMEEYGSVTRHGIEEFVSDCVIILRHQLSDEKVRRTIQIYKLRGDRHYKDEFPFSIESKGFCILPLSAAQLELTQASTADRISFGNAKFDEMAGGGLFQDSVILFSGPTGCGKTLMATTFASEACRRGERVLYLGYEESRPQLMRNAAAWGSDFAEWERAGLLKMVCQYPEAQGFEGHVYAIQREIEQFRPSRLVLDSISALERIGSVRHFREFVIGLTGFVKQQQVCSLFTSSSPSLSGGISITDAHISTITDAIVLLRYVERNGALSRGVIIIKMRGSQHDKQFHEFSINDEGLEIGEPFVHVPTALLGIASVS, from the coding sequence ATGAACGAAATTCTGGAAGTCGAGCCAATTTGCCGACTGGAGACAGGGATTCGCGGTTTTGAACATGTCAGCATGGGCGGACTCGTGGAGGGGCGCAACACCCTGCTGGTCGGCACATCCGGTTCTGGGAAGACGCTGTTTGCCACCGAACTGCTATATCGCGCAATAACCGTCTACGGAAGGCAAGCGGTCTTTGTTACTTTCGAGGAGAAGCCGGCGGACATTGCCAGAAATGTTCAGCGTCTCGGCTGGGATCTACCGGTGTTAGTCCGCGACAAAAAACTCATTATTCTCGATGCGTCGCTCGACCGATCGGTCGTCGAGGCAGGCGGCTATGATCTCTCGGGCATCATTAGCCAGATCACCGACGCGGTGAAGGAGATCGACGCGAAGCTAGTGGTGCTTGATTCGCTGGGAGCGCTCTTCTATCAGTTCGAAAACCCCGGCATCCTGCGTCGCGAGATCCTGCGCCTGACCGATCATTTGCAGGAGTTAGGTGTAACCTCGGTCATGACTGCCGAACGGATGGAAGAATACGGCTCAGTCACGCGGCATGGAATCGAGGAGTTCGTGTCAGACTGCGTGATCATTTTGCGGCATCAACTCTCGGACGAAAAAGTTCGGCGGACGATTCAGATTTATAAGCTGCGTGGCGATCGGCATTATAAGGACGAGTTCCCTTTTTCAATCGAATCTAAAGGCTTCTGCATTTTGCCCCTTTCGGCGGCACAATTGGAACTCACCCAGGCTTCGACGGCAGATCGCATTAGCTTCGGCAACGCTAAGTTCGACGAGATGGCCGGAGGAGGTCTATTCCAGGATTCAGTAATTTTGTTTAGCGGTCCAACCGGCTGCGGCAAGACATTGATGGCTACCACGTTTGCGTCCGAAGCGTGTCGCCGCGGCGAGCGCGTGCTCTACCTCGGCTACGAGGAATCACGACCGCAATTAATGCGCAATGCCGCTGCCTGGGGCAGCGATTTCGCAGAATGGGAACGGGCGGGCCTTCTCAAGATGGTTTGCCAGTATCCCGAAGCACAAGGATTTGAGGGGCACGTTTACGCCATTCAGCGCGAGATTGAACAATTCCGCCCCTCGCGCCTCGTTCTGGACAGCATCTCCGCCTTGGAACGGATCGGCAGTGTCCGCCACTTCCGCGAGTTTGTGATCGGCCTCACCGGCTTCGTGAAGCAACAACAAGTTTGCAGTTTGTTTACCAGTTCATCGCCCAGTTTGTCCGGTGGTATTTCGATCACCGACGCCCACATCTCCACCATCACCGATGCCATCGTCCTGCTTCGATACGTCGAGCGTAATGGCGCGCTGAGCCGGGGCGTGATCATCATCAAGATGCGCGGCTCGCAACACGACAAACAATTCCACGAGTTCAGCATCAACGATGAGGGGCTGGAGATCGGCGAGCCTTTCGTGCATGTGCCGACGGCGCTGCTCGGAATCGCCTCGGTGTCGTGA
- a CDS encoding Crp/Fnr family transcriptional regulator encodes MTAFGNRQTGNRLLDQLPPDELASLSKRMEHQKLPLRETLLANRAPLQYAYFPLTNVLSTIVVLRDGSAVEAAAIGNEGVAGVGLLVGERVSSYSLVQQVEGECLRVPAAHFQNMLRESPQLRTLVERYAFILLRQCAQNAACNARHDGSKRLSRWLLACADRAGRDEFDFTQDSLGVMLGISRQSVSAVIQSLKQQALISYSRRHLQILDRSRLQQSACECYEVAVANYNELMQPAA; translated from the coding sequence ATGACCGCTTTTGGTAATCGCCAGACGGGTAATCGTTTGTTGGATCAGCTTCCGCCGGACGAGCTGGCAAGCCTGTCAAAACGAATGGAGCATCAGAAATTACCGCTGCGCGAGACGCTGCTAGCGAATAGAGCGCCGCTCCAATATGCCTATTTCCCACTGACGAATGTCTTGTCAACGATCGTTGTGTTGCGTGACGGCTCCGCAGTCGAGGCCGCAGCAATCGGCAACGAGGGGGTCGCGGGGGTCGGGCTGTTGGTTGGCGAGCGTGTAAGTTCTTACTCGCTTGTCCAGCAAGTTGAAGGGGAGTGCCTAAGAGTGCCGGCAGCCCATTTCCAAAACATGTTGCGAGAGAGCCCGCAGTTAAGAACTCTCGTCGAGCGGTATGCGTTCATTCTGTTGCGACAGTGTGCTCAAAATGCCGCCTGCAATGCACGGCACGACGGTTCGAAGCGACTTTCGCGTTGGCTGCTCGCCTGTGCCGACCGCGCTGGTCGCGACGAGTTCGACTTTACTCAGGACTCTCTCGGAGTGATGCTCGGCATCAGCCGGCAAAGCGTGAGCGCCGTGATTCAATCACTCAAGCAGCAAGCATTGATCAGTTACAGCCGGCGCCACCTGCAGATCTTAGATCGCTCACGCCTACAGCAAAGCGCCTGCGAGTGTTATGAAGTTGCAGTCGCAAATTATAACGAGTTGATGCAACCCGCGGCGTGA
- a CDS encoding circadian clock KaiB family protein has protein sequence MEKHVYTFFIAGGSELAVRALANFDRLVRPRLEGGCTLTVVDILKEPRQAREHRIVATPMLVREHPLPVVRILGDLSEAAKVLDQLGLIGNDDSAIVSTSRTAGEER, from the coding sequence ATGGAAAAACACGTGTACACGTTTTTTATCGCAGGAGGAAGCGAACTTGCCGTTCGTGCACTGGCGAATTTCGATCGACTGGTTCGCCCTCGACTGGAGGGTGGGTGCACGTTAACGGTGGTGGATATTCTTAAAGAACCCCGCCAAGCCCGCGAGCATCGGATCGTCGCTACTCCCATGCTGGTTCGGGAACATCCGCTCCCGGTGGTCAGGATTCTCGGCGACCTATCAGAGGCCGCTAAGGTTCTCGATCAATTGGGACTCATTGGAAATGACGATAGTGCCATCGTCTCCACTTCACGCACCGCGGGGGAAGAACGATGA
- a CDS encoding response regulator, whose protein sequence is MLVLSRRQDEKVCFPNLGIEVQVIRTGGKVIRLGVVAPPEVPVLRGELLQSAEIAKTAENTKRLVNGPAEEALKRFRHDVRDRLNVACLGLQVLQRRIDAGRWDEVESLIQHTLRAFQTINDELANCESPAASAMKQTPHVLIVEDNANEGQLLAELLGSYGCDAAVVANGRQALDHLRKNGKPDFVLMDMNMPELDGPATIRMLREQSEFDGLRVYAVSGMERYEAGVSLGPGGVDRWYTKPINARRLAQELVSAPAVATPIG, encoded by the coding sequence ATGTTGGTGTTGTCACGTCGGCAAGACGAGAAGGTTTGTTTTCCAAACTTGGGAATTGAAGTCCAAGTCATCCGGACGGGCGGCAAGGTAATTCGCCTCGGCGTCGTCGCTCCGCCGGAAGTGCCTGTTCTGCGCGGCGAATTGCTCCAGTCGGCCGAGATCGCAAAAACAGCGGAGAATACGAAGCGTCTCGTCAATGGGCCTGCTGAAGAAGCCCTGAAGCGATTTCGACACGATGTTCGCGACCGACTAAATGTCGCCTGCCTGGGTCTCCAAGTTCTGCAAAGGCGCATTGATGCAGGGAGGTGGGATGAAGTCGAATCCCTGATTCAGCATACGTTGCGCGCCTTTCAAACCATCAATGATGAATTGGCCAACTGCGAAAGTCCGGCCGCAAGCGCCATGAAGCAGACACCGCACGTGCTGATCGTCGAGGACAACGCCAACGAAGGTCAGTTGCTGGCAGAGCTGTTGGGCAGCTATGGCTGTGACGCGGCGGTGGTCGCAAATGGCCGACAGGCCCTTGATCATCTCCGTAAGAACGGCAAACCTGACTTTGTCCTGATGGATATGAACATGCCGGAACTGGACGGACCGGCGACGATTCGAATGCTGCGTGAGCAATCGGAATTCGATGGCCTGCGTGTGTACGCCGTCAGCGGGATGGAACGGTACGAGGCAGGCGTTTCCCTCGGACCTGGTGGCGTGGATCGGTGGTACACCAAACCAATCAACGCGCGGCGGTTGGCACAAGAACTCGTGTCGGCACCCGCGGTAGCCACACCCATTGGCTAA
- a CDS encoding LamG domain-containing protein, whose product MLTAQVGNSPASGDDLRSAVIFFASFDETVKADIAGGQATLNTRSNHPTEPGRFVFDSGFNEQVFRISKDKGISGGALEVVDVLPNNGRIYFPAQGNLPFDPKGWNGALSVWCKTDPNQLLKTTFCDPIQITEKGANNGGLWFDFNNAKPRDMRHGAFPAVPTKEKPIAEDDPKAPIVLVPKIDWKADAWHHVVLTWSGFDTGKSDAVSQIYIDSKLIGAIRDCPIAMQWDLEKTGIYVAVNYIGLLDELAIFRRALSANEVLRLYREPAFLK is encoded by the coding sequence ATGCTCACGGCTCAAGTTGGAAATTCGCCCGCATCGGGCGACGATCTGCGAAGTGCAGTAATCTTCTTTGCCTCTTTCGATGAAACGGTGAAGGCTGACATCGCGGGCGGACAGGCGACTCTAAATACCCGCTCCAATCACCCGACCGAGCCTGGTCGATTCGTCTTTGATTCGGGTTTTAACGAGCAAGTGTTCCGCATCTCCAAAGACAAAGGAATTAGTGGCGGAGCACTGGAAGTGGTCGACGTACTGCCCAACAACGGGCGAATCTATTTTCCCGCTCAAGGAAATCTGCCGTTTGATCCAAAAGGATGGAATGGCGCGCTCTCGGTCTGGTGCAAGACAGATCCCAACCAACTGCTGAAGACCACGTTTTGCGATCCTATCCAAATCACTGAAAAAGGAGCCAACAACGGCGGCCTGTGGTTCGACTTCAACAATGCGAAACCTCGCGACATGCGTCACGGTGCGTTCCCGGCGGTACCCACCAAGGAAAAGCCAATCGCGGAAGACGATCCTAAAGCCCCGATCGTTCTGGTACCCAAGATCGACTGGAAAGCGGACGCTTGGCACCACGTTGTGTTGACCTGGTCTGGCTTCGACACCGGCAAGAGCGATGCAGTTTCCCAAATTTACATCGACAGCAAGCTGATTGGCGCGATTCGCGACTGCCCAATTGCCATGCAATGGGACCTGGAGAAGACCGGCATCTACGTGGCCGTCAACTACATTGGGCTGCTCGACGAGCTCGCAATCTTCCGTCGCGCACTTTCTGCAAATGAAGTCTTGCGGTTGTACCGCGAACCGGCGTTTCTGAAATGA